ATTAAATTGACTAAGTTTAATATGTTTTTGCTGTAAAAACCATTTAAGACCTGTTGATTGCCATGTGATTTGGAGTAATTCATGTTAGGCTTATCTCATCATTCAAGGTGAAATTTAAACCATGAATTAAGTGATTGTATCAGCAAGTCTGAGGATGATCAAAGAGAGAAATGCTCTGAAAGCTATTTGGTTAGTTCTGTGGCTCAGTCCATGAAAGCAAACATGCACTGCCCTGTGCAAACACAGCACAAAGGAGTTGCAGCTTTTTGCAGACTTTGCTCTATGGAGTTTTACCAACACTTCCTGGGGACCACTCACTTTGAGTTGCACACAGGAGTGAATATGACAGTGACCGGAAGATATGAATAGAGGATGATGGTGGTAGTAAAGCATGACATCCTGGGATTGCTTTCTACTTTCATTATGACTGGAAAATCCATTTTGCAATGACTGCTTATCTGTAGAGACCCAAGCAAATTTCAGCTGAAACTGCCTCAAAGTCACGTTGCTTGTAACAAGTTTGTACCATGCACACTAGTGCtctagtttcatttttttttccttttattttagtGTATTTATTGTGAATCATGAAGtgtatttattttccagttttgaATTTCACAGTGGCTGAGCTGTCCTGTGAAAGACATTTGTGCAAAGATACCTTCAGGTGATGTCTGTTCTAGATTTTGGATTGTTCATCTGAAAAATAGTGAGCCAAACTGGTGTTGGGAGGATGCTTAGCTAATTAAAACTGAAGGTAGACATCTTGtagaattaattattttacaaTCTGTATATTTCAGGCTATGGTTGCTTGCTATCCTGGAAATGGAACTGGGTATGTTCGTCATGTGGACAATCCAAATGGTGATGGGCGCTGCATCACCTGTATTTATTACCTGAATAAGAACTGGGACTCCAAGGTGAGTAAACCATGGGGTTGAGGcagaacaggaaggaaaaactACTTCGGAAACAGAGCTTTGGAGCTGTCCGTTGTTTCTGTGAACTCTGGTGAACTTCTGAACTGCTGGTCTATTCttcatctcttcttttttttctttctgtctgtttTTGGTAATGCTTTGGATGTAAGAATGTGAACTGTTTCCTTATCGTCCTCTCCCATTCTACACACATACTGTTTTGTTGCAAAGAATAAAGCTATAAGCACTGAGCTGTATGCTCTTAACACTTTGTTTAgaggaaacagcagaaaaagaaaatcaattcaCTACAGAACAAGTGGATTGTGGGAGCAGAGTAAAAATGACACCCCAAATTTGTGACTTTATCATTCTTGATACTTCAGATTCACCTGTAGAAGATATTCTAGGCAGTTCCCTTTTCTTATTTATGAAGCAGTGGGGCTtaggaagaggagaaaacatGGTTTAATTCCACCAGTGGGTCTCTTGACTGGATGGAGCTCTTGTTTCTGCTTATATTACTTATAAGGCAGTTAAGTCAGCCTTGAATGTGCCATACCTTTAAATTAGAAACAAAAGAAGAGTTTGTAAAATTGCAGGATGTCTCTTTGCAAGTCTGTTGTTGTAATACACCACAAACTGTTCATGGGGGTTATCACTTGAAAATCGTCCAATGTTGTTTGCTTCTCTAACCTCCTTTTAGGCCAATATGTTCTTTAAGAACAGGTAAATACTATGAACCCCAATAAGTGAGTTCAGATACAGAGGCAATGCCATTGAAAAATGCAGTGTTGCAGAAAAGCATATCTTGTTACAGGGAGTATGACAGTGAAACATCTCAATGTAATAAAATGAATGAGGAGATGTGGGAGGAAATGCAAATATCCGGTTTATTTTGTGCATTGCACCCTTATCCAAATAGTGAGGAGGCACCCAAGTGAGCACTAAGAAAAGCTAACTGAAATGCAGGAAACTGATGGAGTTTATTACGTAGATGTGATGGTGATTTTATGCAAACGTATGCTGGAGGACATGCAATATAAGACTATAATCATACTGGGCTTTGAAAGCAACCATGTGGCTTTAAACCTGGCTTAATAGTTTCTCACTGAGGTCTGCATGTGACATGGAGGTACCACGTCAGGTCGGTGCTGTACTGCACTCTGTGATGCAGCATTAGTCTCCAAAGAGCCCTCTAACAGCAGCAGGACGAGGCAGGATTCATCTTAATCTTTTGAAGTTTCTAGAGTGTGTGCAGATCACCAGACCTTTTTCCTGAAAATCATAGCACATGGAAAGACAGAAATTATATGGTAGAGAAACCAGGCTGTGTTATGAGTAGGGAAAATGGTGGCTGGAATCTATAACGCATCTGAGAAGTTTTACAAATctaacaataaaacaaaacagactTCAACAGAGGTGTAGAAGTTAACTCCTAAATGATCAGACATGGCTTCTGAAATACTGGAAGCAATATCTAACAATTGTTGGGGAGAGAGCCTGATCTCAGACTGGTCACGTAGAGCAGCTCTGTGGTATTCACTGATTCTAGAAATGTGACTGGAAGCTTAGAATTTTCCCAGTGtttgctgcagtgctggtgTTACCTTTATCTTAGTTCATTTGCTTTAGACAGAAGCTTAAGCTGAAACATTACAAACTGGCAAAATTGAAGTGGCCAAGAGACACAGTAAGGTTTTCCAGTGTTTTCATGTAGCTGATGTGTTTATCATTAGATGTTTATTCCCCATTTGTTAGGGGTGGAGGAGAGAGAAATAAGTTATTTCTCATGTGAATGTGTGGCTGTTTATATGTGCAAAAACTcagtctttccttttctttcagctgCATGGTGGAATTCTTCGAATATTCCCAGAAGGAAAGTCCTATGTAGCAGATGTTGAGCCGATTTTTGACcgattactttttttttggtcagatCGAAGGAATCCACATGAAGTCCAGCCTTCTTATGCAACCAGGTAAGTAGCATATTTAATATTGGTTTTGGCTAGAAAAAATCTAGAACATCTCTCCTACCAACATTTTTATCCAAAAATATGGCCATCAtgtttaaatacataaaaaatagACAGATGGTGAGTGAATTTCCTGGTTTTGAGTCATTGGGAATTCTCTCATTAAGTAAGGAGAAGCAAGCTTGAATGATACTTTTCCTTATGTGCTAGAAAAAAAGGCCCTTAACTATTGAAAGGAGAAATCTTCCAAGCTGGGCATAGCTATTTagctgggaggtgctgggtTATTTTGCCCTTGTAGCACTATAGGGATTGTGGGGGTACCATCTGTCAGCAGGCTGTGAAAAGCTGATGTGATGCAGGGCAGCCCCCAAGCTGCCTACAGGCGTCCCAGAACAGAAAGACACACAAAGGTCTGGAAGCTACTTTTGCCCTCTGTTACCAGGGGCTGTGCTCTCTTTTGTGCCTCCGGCAGAAATTCTCACCTATATTTCTATCTGACTTGTTAAAATACACACTAAAATGCTGTCTGTGTGTGCCTATAAAGATGTGTCATTTTCATTGTACATTTTAGTCTACTAATCcagttttgtttttgctttctcCATGAGCATAAAACTCCAGTGCTCTATTTTAATATCAAAAGTGGAAAGACatgcaaagtttttttttttatagataTGCCATGACCGTGTGGTATTTTGATGCTGAAGAAAGagcagaagccaaaaagaagtTCAGGAACTTAACCGGTATGACTTTTTTATAAATGTTCACCAGAAAGAATTTATTGCATTTTGATGTTTCCAAAGTCACAGACAGTCCAGGAGTGGTTCTGGAGCTACAATCATATGTAACACATTTTTAGGAAGCTTTTTCTCCTATTATTGCTAGTCAGTTATTTTATGCGAAGTGGAGAAGTTGTGACAGAAGATTCAGGCCTAGCCCTAGAATCCCTGATGAACAAAATGGGGAGAATGGGAGAGACAGTTTCTTATTTGAGTCCCAAAtgactgagatttttttcctacctcGGGTGGCTGCTCCAATCACAGGGTGTCAGCTCTCCTTTTGTTATTTGGTAGGTATGTTTTGCCTCCTCCAAACCCTGTTTAGCACCCTGTTTGGACTTTCACAGACAGTTTAATAATTGTGTTCTCTAGATGTTCTGAATGAATAGTATCTGTCTTCTGTATTAGTGAAGGGCAGAAGCCCACAAAGAGGTGACCCAGCTTTCTAGTGGCAGCCACATTGCCTGCTGCTGTGGAAATGGCATGTGAGTCATGGACTGAGTTGTCCAGATGTGTTCCAACACCCTACCTGGGACCATGATCCAAGGGTTGCTGTTCAGAGCAGTTTAAGATCTGGTCTTCAGGGGCTGCCTCCTCAAAATACAGCGTGGAGAGCActtgtcttttttaaaaatgtgtgcaGCTGGGCAAAGTTGTAATTAGTAGAAGAATTTTCAGAACAGACTGTTGTCATCTCTGTAGCTTGTATGCAAAGCAAATACTGGTTTCACCCTTAAAGAGGATCATGAAAAAGGGGCCAAGAGGTGGTGGGGGAAAAGTATCACTGATCTGGGGTCTCATTTTATTGGACTACTTAAATATTGCATGAGTCATCTTCAATTTGAACATGAAAAATGTGTGACTGTCCTTGTTAACATGCTGTGGTATCAGAAAGCAGTTCAGTCCACATAGTGGATTAATGCCATGATTCTGAAATGGAAAGTGTTGTCCATTGAAAACCAACTTTTTAGTTTCTGAGTTTTCAGATAAATACAGTCAGAACCCCCTGGTTTAaccacttgtttttttttttttctttttgatgtaGATGCGAGGAAGAGAGAAGCGCCTCTTAATGAAGACTAATCATCTGTTCATGAACTCTTTGTGAGGAAATAAGATCCCAAAGATGACTTCCATTTCCAGCAAATAAGGGCAAAACATTTTTATGCACAGGAATGCACTGGTTGTGTCTAGCACATGCATCTTATGCTGATGGTACTTAAGGCAGCCTCCTGTCATGCTGCATCTGATAGAAGAAAGACTTGTTTGCTCTTTGCCTTTTGCTGGAAAAAAGAAccagggttaaaaaaaaaaaaaaaaagagtatgtGATACTCAAGCCTAGTGGTAGTGGCTCAGCCAACTGGCTTTTGATCACTCTTGTAAGTAAGATAATAGTCATTGGAACTAGTGGTAAAAAACTGAGTCTTATTTGCACTTTATGGGGAGAAAAAGTTCTAGTTTAATGGGAAGAAGCCTTGAGAGTTTAAAATCCGTTGGCAGACTGCTGACAGGCACAGAGAGATATTTGACATGGGAAATTAAATTGGATATTTGTAGAGTATTTTACGGTCTGTCCCAAATGGACCTGTTGATGTACTGTTCATCTTTTTGCTACGCAGAACATTAGTTCAGCTTTTCAGAAACATGACTTCCCAGATGTTTCTCTACACAGTTATCACATTTTCTGGATTTTGTTTGCTCTTCTAGAGGCACATTCTAGCTCTGCAGCTGTACTGCCCTTTCTGTCCCAGGACCGAGGGGAAAGTAGTTATATATCTGTTCACAACTTCATAAaacgattttttttttctgttttgagcAGGATGGGTTGTatgttttctattttcacaGTTTGGTAAAGCAGCTGTTTTCTCCCAAAAGTCTGGTAAACCTGGAAGGCTTATGGGTACACAATGCATGGGCCCTTAAGGCCAGTGATATGTGGAGAAGTGTTTGCTTTGTGACTTCTCCATCAGCTGTGTTCTGTGAGATATTGATATGAATCTGAAAGGGAAAGATATGTCTGGCAGTCTGACAAATATATGATAAATAATGGGTAACTTAGACTTGATTTTTATGCTGCATATTCTTAGTGAACACACTTGTTTAATTTTGCATGCATATGTAATTTGAATTAAACTGCAATTCCGATTCAATTGATCTGTGATGCCAGGTAACTACTACTGCTGTGCCCAAGCTGTTAGTTCAGAGTTATTCAATGGCAAagcacacattttttttctccatttttttttaacttattaGACTCAATGAGTAACTGGTGACCTATTCCTAATTTGTCTAAACTTCTACAACCAGCACTTACTATGCAGTTCAGAATAGCTCTTAATGAAGCTGGGATCTGGCAGTGGATGTATTTATCACTCACACTAATTGTTCTCAACTTAATACACTCACTTGCATTCATTTTTATCTCATGGTGTCAGTGTGTATGTCAGACCCTATTAAATGTTGCAAATAGATGCCCCCTTCAGTGTCTCATATTTTCCTGTGCCACCTGCCTATGGTGGTGAAGGTGGTGTGTCTGAACCACTGGCCCCTGCTCCGCttccccctgctctgctgtgatgGGGCTACACTTGAGCTAGGGAATGGAAAAGTAGTGTGCAATGGCAACTACTGAACGTCAGTGACAGCAAGGTAATAGCTGCATAGGACAGAAAAGAAGTAACTTTCATgacataaaaaataataataatataaaatggagtattttttaaagcagttttgtGTCTTAAAGAAAAGCTGAGCATTCTTCAGCCTGCCCATGAATGCTGAATGTAACCCCTTATTCTCTTTGGATTCTCCCAGAGATCCAGCTATGGTCTTATAGGTCTGACCACTGTGCACCCTAAGAGAGGAATATGAGGGAACATGTGCGACTAATATTCTTACAATTCAAGACTAGAAAAAGACAAAGAATATGATAAATGTCCTTTAATGTTAGGAAAAACATTATTCTACTGTGGTTGCTTCTAAGTAACACCAGAGACTTGAAGGAAAACTTAGTGGTAACTTGAAATTCT
This window of the Anomalospiza imberbis isolate Cuckoo-Finch-1a 21T00152 chromosome 6, ASM3175350v1, whole genome shotgun sequence genome carries:
- the EGLN3 gene encoding prolyl hydroxylase EGLN3 — protein: MPLGHIMRLDLERIALEYVVPCLHDIGFCYLDNFLGEVVGDCVLERVKRMHRDGELADGQLAGPSRGVAKRHLRGDQIKWIGGTEEGCEAISFLLTLIDRLVMYCGSRLGKYYVKERSKAMVACYPGNGTGYVRHVDNPNGDGRCITCIYYLNKNWDSKLHGGILRIFPEGKSYVADVEPIFDRLLFFWSDRRNPHEVQPSYATRYAMTVWYFDAEERAEAKKKFRNLTDARKREAPLNED